In a genomic window of Variovorax paradoxus:
- the rimO gene encoding 30S ribosomal protein S12 methylthiotransferase RimO produces the protein MSEVASHERTATTAAPKVGFVSLGCPKALTDSELILTQLSAEGYQTAKSFEGADLVIVNTCGFIDDAVRESLDTIGEALAENGRVIVTGCLGAKTGDQGGNLVKQMHPSVLAVTGPHATQEVMDAVHANLPKPHDPFVDLVPNSFGVAGLKLTPRHYAYLKISEGCNHRCTFCIIPSMRGDLVSRPVGDVLSEAKALFEGGVKELLVISQDTSAYGVDVKYRTGFWDGKPVKTRMLELVRTLGEIAEPYGAWVRLHYVYPYPSVDEVIPLMASGKVLPYLDVPLQHSHPDVLRRMKRPASGEKNLERIARWREVCPELVIRSTFIAGFPGETEEEFEHLLDFIREARIDRAGCFAYSPVEGATANDIPGMLPEAEREARRARFMEVAEAVSIAKLQERVGATMQVLVDSAPAMGRKGGVGRTYADAPEIDGTVRLLPPEKISKTLKVGEFTRARIVGAEGHDLIALPI, from the coding sequence ATGAGCGAAGTTGCCTCCCACGAAAGAACAGCCACGACGGCCGCCCCCAAGGTCGGTTTCGTGAGCCTGGGCTGTCCCAAAGCCCTGACCGATTCCGAATTGATCCTCACGCAGCTGAGCGCCGAGGGCTACCAGACCGCCAAGTCCTTCGAGGGCGCCGACCTGGTGATCGTCAACACCTGCGGCTTCATCGACGATGCCGTCCGGGAAAGCCTGGACACCATCGGCGAGGCGCTGGCCGAGAACGGCCGGGTGATCGTCACCGGCTGCCTGGGTGCCAAGACTGGCGACCAGGGCGGCAACCTGGTCAAGCAGATGCACCCCAGCGTGCTGGCCGTCACCGGTCCGCATGCCACGCAGGAGGTGATGGATGCGGTGCATGCCAATCTGCCGAAGCCGCACGATCCCTTCGTCGACCTGGTGCCCAACAGCTTCGGCGTGGCGGGCCTCAAGCTCACGCCGCGCCACTATGCCTACCTGAAGATCAGCGAGGGCTGCAACCACCGCTGCACCTTCTGCATCATTCCCTCGATGCGCGGCGACCTCGTGTCGCGGCCCGTGGGCGATGTGCTGAGCGAGGCGAAGGCGCTGTTCGAGGGCGGCGTGAAGGAACTGCTGGTGATCAGCCAGGACACCTCGGCCTATGGCGTGGACGTCAAGTACCGCACCGGGTTCTGGGACGGCAAGCCGGTCAAGACCCGCATGCTCGAGCTGGTGCGCACGCTCGGCGAGATCGCCGAGCCCTATGGCGCCTGGGTGCGGCTGCACTACGTCTATCCCTATCCGAGCGTGGACGAGGTCATTCCGCTGATGGCCAGCGGCAAGGTGCTGCCTTACCTCGACGTGCCGCTGCAGCACAGCCATCCCGACGTGCTGCGCCGCATGAAGCGCCCCGCGAGCGGCGAGAAGAACCTCGAGCGCATCGCGCGCTGGCGCGAGGTGTGCCCGGAGCTCGTGATCCGCAGCACCTTCATCGCCGGTTTCCCGGGCGAGACGGAAGAGGAATTCGAGCACCTGCTCGACTTCATCCGCGAAGCGCGCATCGATCGCGCGGGCTGCTTTGCCTACAGCCCGGTCGAGGGCGCCACCGCCAACGACATCCCCGGCATGCTGCCCGAGGCCGAGCGTGAAGCACGTCGCGCGCGCTTCATGGAGGTGGCCGAGGCGGTGTCGATCGCCAAGCTGCAGGAGCGCGTGGGCGCCACGATGCAGGTGCTGGTCGACTCCGCGCCGGCGATGGGTCGCAAGGGCGGCGTGGGACGCACCTACGCCGACGCGCCAGAGATCGACGGCACCGTGCGGCTGCTGCCGCCCGAGAAGATCAGCAAGACGCTCAAGGTGGGGGAGTTCACGCGCGCGCGCATCGTGGGCGCCGAGGGGCACGACCTGATCGCGCTGCCGATCTGA
- the phaR gene encoding polyhydroxyalkanoate synthesis repressor PhaR — translation MGVHVKESAVQSKKSGVKPVQRVIKKYPNRRLYDTETSTYITLTEVKQLVIERAQFVVRDAKTGDDLTRSILLQIILEEEAGGAPMFTEQVLANIIRFYGQAMQSYMAPYLEKNIQAMTEVQAQLSEKAEGLTPEMWSRFMSMQSPMLQGLMGNYVEQSKNVFLQMQEQMQKSTEQVLGAFGIKRP, via the coding sequence ATGGGCGTCCATGTGAAGGAGTCCGCAGTGCAGAGCAAGAAGTCCGGGGTCAAGCCGGTACAGCGTGTGATCAAGAAGTACCCGAACCGAAGGCTCTACGACACCGAGACGTCCACCTACATCACGCTGACCGAGGTCAAGCAACTGGTGATCGAGCGCGCCCAGTTCGTGGTGCGCGATGCCAAGACCGGCGACGACCTCACGCGCAGCATCCTGCTGCAGATCATTCTCGAAGAAGAGGCGGGCGGTGCGCCGATGTTCACCGAGCAGGTGCTGGCCAACATCATCCGCTTCTACGGCCAGGCCATGCAGAGCTACATGGCGCCCTATCTCGAAAAGAACATCCAGGCGATGACCGAGGTGCAGGCGCAGCTCTCCGAAAAAGCCGAGGGCCTGACGCCCGAGATGTGGTCGCGCTTCATGAGCATGCAGTCGCCGATGCTGCAGGGCCTGATGGGCAACTACGTGGAGCAATCGAAGAACGTGTTCCTGCAGATGCAGGAGCAGATGCAGAAAAGCACCGAGCAGGTATTGGGCGCCTTTGGCATCAAGCGTCCCTGA
- a CDS encoding bifunctional (p)ppGpp synthetase/guanosine-3',5'-bis(diphosphate) 3'-pyrophosphohydrolase, whose protein sequence is MKRESSSLQGMPASDGIVVDYPLSAATAERSPVMENMLARARAFAEPLIVDELLDTGENALAHADAVAAIVKKMGGSEAMQGASYLVYACSHLNRPQEVIAKVFGDNFAALAVETTKLVRVQEQARAAARAHQNEGAGAQTENVRKMLLAFSRDLRVVMLRLASRLQTLRYAAASKQPVPEGVARESLQVFAPLANRLGIWQVKWEIEDLSFRFLEPETYKLIARLLDEKRIERESYVEQLRSRLEGELHAEGIRATVQGRPKNIYSIVKKMRGKSLDFAQVFDILALRVVVPDVKDCYAALAWVHSHFQPIDEEFDDYIARPKPNGYQSLHTVVRALVDGQVGKPIEIQIRTEEMHDHAEHGVAAHWAYKEAGHKGYAGVWASGEYDAKIAVLRQLLAWERDLSGGLQGQGLFDDRIYVLTPDAAIVELPQGATPVDFAYTVHTTLGHRCRGARVDGAMVPLNTPLSNGQTVEVIAAKEGGPSRDWLNAELGYLASHRARAKVRAWFNAQITHETVARGREAVEKLLQREGRTAMRLEDLASQLGFKSADQLFEVVGKDEFSLRNIETLLRPPEPPANPDDGVQIKKPRASEKSGKGGVLVVGVSSLMTQLAKCCKPAPPDAIAGFVTRGHGVSVHRVDCSNFRTMASRDGERVIDVEWGSTKGEAPVYAVDVAVEAADRQGLLRDISDVFAREKMNVIGVQTQSVKGTAWMTFTVEIADAARLAQVLNVVTAVAGVRSARRR, encoded by the coding sequence GTGAAGCGCGAGTCTTCCAGCCTCCAGGGGATGCCCGCTTCGGACGGCATCGTCGTCGACTATCCGCTGTCGGCCGCCACCGCCGAGCGTTCGCCGGTGATGGAGAACATGCTCGCGCGTGCGCGCGCCTTCGCCGAGCCGCTGATCGTCGACGAACTGCTCGACACCGGCGAGAACGCGCTGGCGCATGCCGACGCGGTGGCCGCCATCGTCAAGAAGATGGGCGGCTCCGAGGCCATGCAGGGCGCGAGCTACCTGGTCTACGCCTGCTCGCACCTCAACCGGCCGCAGGAAGTCATCGCCAAGGTCTTCGGCGACAACTTCGCCGCGCTGGCGGTGGAAACCACCAAGCTCGTGCGCGTGCAGGAGCAGGCCCGCGCGGCGGCGCGCGCGCATCAGAACGAGGGCGCGGGCGCCCAGACCGAGAACGTGCGCAAGATGCTGCTGGCGTTCTCGCGCGACCTGCGCGTGGTCATGCTGCGTCTGGCCTCGCGCCTGCAGACGCTGCGCTACGCGGCCGCCAGCAAGCAGCCCGTGCCCGAGGGCGTGGCGCGCGAGTCGCTGCAGGTGTTCGCGCCGCTCGCCAACCGGCTCGGGATCTGGCAGGTCAAGTGGGAGATCGAGGACCTCTCGTTCCGCTTCCTCGAGCCCGAAACCTACAAGCTGATCGCGCGCCTGCTCGACGAGAAGCGCATCGAGCGCGAGAGCTACGTCGAGCAGTTGCGCTCGCGGCTCGAGGGCGAGCTGCATGCCGAGGGCATCCGTGCCACGGTGCAGGGGCGGCCGAAGAACATCTACAGCATCGTCAAGAAGATGCGCGGCAAGTCGCTCGACTTCGCGCAGGTCTTCGACATCCTCGCGTTGCGCGTGGTGGTGCCCGACGTGAAGGACTGCTACGCGGCGCTGGCCTGGGTGCATTCGCACTTCCAGCCGATCGACGAGGAGTTCGACGACTACATCGCGCGGCCCAAGCCCAACGGCTACCAGTCGCTGCACACGGTGGTGCGCGCGCTGGTCGACGGCCAGGTGGGCAAGCCGATCGAGATCCAGATCCGCACCGAGGAAATGCACGACCACGCCGAGCATGGTGTGGCGGCGCACTGGGCCTACAAGGAAGCGGGCCACAAGGGCTACGCGGGCGTGTGGGCCAGCGGCGAGTACGACGCCAAGATCGCGGTGCTGCGCCAGCTGCTGGCGTGGGAACGCGATCTGTCGGGCGGCCTGCAGGGCCAGGGCCTGTTCGACGACCGCATCTACGTGCTGACGCCGGACGCGGCGATCGTCGAGCTGCCGCAGGGCGCGACGCCGGTCGACTTCGCCTACACCGTGCACACCACGCTGGGCCATCGCTGCCGCGGCGCGCGCGTCGACGGCGCGATGGTGCCGCTGAACACGCCGCTGTCGAACGGGCAGACGGTGGAAGTCATCGCGGCCAAGGAAGGCGGCCCGTCGCGCGACTGGCTCAACGCGGAGCTCGGCTATCTCGCGAGCCATCGCGCGCGCGCCAAGGTGCGCGCCTGGTTCAATGCCCAGATCACGCACGAGACGGTGGCGCGCGGCCGCGAGGCGGTCGAGAAGCTGCTGCAGCGCGAAGGCCGCACGGCCATGCGGCTCGAGGACCTCGCATCGCAACTGGGTTTCAAGTCGGCGGACCAATTGTTCGAAGTGGTCGGCAAGGACGAGTTCTCGCTGCGCAACATCGAAACGCTGCTGCGTCCGCCCGAGCCGCCGGCGAATCCCGACGACGGCGTGCAGATCAAGAAGCCGCGTGCCAGCGAGAAATCGGGCAAGGGTGGCGTGCTGGTGGTCGGTGTCTCCTCGCTGATGACGCAGCTCGCGAAGTGCTGCAAGCCGGCACCGCCCGATGCCATCGCGGGCTTCGTCACGCGCGGCCACGGCGTGAGCGTGCACCGCGTGGACTGCAGCAACTTCCGCACGATGGCCTCGCGCGACGGCGAGCGCGTGATCGACGTGGAGTGGGGCTCTACCAAGGGCGAGGCGCCGGTCTATGCGGTCGACGTCGCCGTGGAAGCGGCCGACCGGCAGGGCCTGCTGCGCGACATCTCCGATGTCTTCGCGCGCGAGAAGATGAACGTGATCGGCGTGCAGACGCAGTCAGTCAAGGGCACGGCATGGATGACCTTCACCGTGGAGATCGCCGACGCGGCGCGTCTCGCGCAGGTGCTCAACGTGGTCACGGCGGTGGCAGGCGTGCGATCCGCGCGACGTCGATGA
- a CDS encoding alpha/beta hydrolase, whose amino-acid sequence MRREDYPHQNGPVSMTEPTLHHVACNDPHGGHRMAYWQWGDAGSPHLVLCVHGLTRQGRDFDALARALVARAEGRVRVVCPDVAGRGASDWLRDPAAYQVPLYAGDMVALLAQLHGQHPIQTLDYVGTSMGGLIGFVLAGHKELPLPAPVRRFIVNDVGPTIEAAAIQRIAAYVGQGGRYDDLQQAADALWAISTSFGPHTSEQWLDLTRPMVVPASQRSADGAAKVDAPAGADGPWMLHYDPALAVGLRAITPEAAAQGGAIMWGLYDAITARVLVTRGAQSDLLSRETAIAMTQRGPHAALVEFEGVGHAPTFVDPAQAAVVADFLFD is encoded by the coding sequence ATGCGACGAGAAGATTATCCGCACCAGAACGGCCCTGTTTCCATGACCGAACCGACGCTTCACCACGTGGCGTGCAACGACCCCCACGGCGGCCACCGCATGGCCTATTGGCAGTGGGGCGACGCGGGCAGCCCTCACCTGGTGCTCTGCGTGCACGGCCTGACCCGGCAGGGCCGCGATTTCGACGCGCTGGCCCGTGCACTGGTGGCGCGCGCCGAAGGCCGGGTGCGGGTGGTCTGCCCCGACGTGGCCGGCCGCGGTGCCAGCGACTGGCTGCGCGACCCGGCGGCCTATCAGGTGCCGCTGTACGCGGGCGACATGGTGGCGCTGCTCGCGCAGCTCCATGGGCAGCATCCGATCCAGACGCTCGACTACGTGGGCACCAGCATGGGCGGCCTGATCGGCTTCGTGCTGGCCGGCCACAAGGAACTGCCGCTGCCGGCACCGGTGCGGCGCTTCATCGTCAACGACGTCGGCCCGACCATCGAGGCGGCGGCGATCCAGCGCATCGCGGCCTACGTGGGGCAGGGCGGTCGCTACGACGACCTGCAGCAGGCGGCCGACGCGCTGTGGGCGATCTCCACCAGCTTCGGTCCGCACACGTCCGAGCAGTGGCTCGACCTCACGCGGCCCATGGTCGTGCCGGCCTCGCAGCGCAGCGCCGATGGCGCGGCCAAGGTCGACGCACCGGCCGGCGCGGACGGCCCCTGGATGCTGCACTACGACCCGGCGCTCGCGGTCGGCCTGCGCGCCATCACCCCCGAGGCCGCGGCACAGGGCGGCGCCATCATGTGGGGCCTCTACGACGCGATCACGGCGCGCGTGCTGGTCACGCGCGGCGCCCAGTCCGATCTGCTGTCGCGCGAGACCGCCATCGCGATGACGCAGCGCGGCCCGCATGCGGCGCTGGTCGAGTTCGAGGGCGTCGGCCATGCGCCGACCTTCGTCGATCCCGCGCAGGCCGCGGTGGTCGCGGACTTCCTGTTCGATTGA
- a CDS encoding 3-hydroxybutyrate dehydrogenase: MLKGKTALVTGSTSGIGLAIAQSLAQQGADIVLNGFGDAEAPKAQIAALGVRAEYHGADMSKPDQIEDMMKFAAAEFGRVDILVNNAGIQHVAKVEDFPPERWDAIIAINLTSAFHTTRLAIPAMREANWGRVINIASAHGLVASAQKSAYVAAKHGIVGFTKSVALETATTGITSNAICPGWVLTQLVQKQIDDRAAREGISATQAQNDLLGEKQPSLQFTTVEQLGGLAVFLCSPAADQVRGVAWQMDGGWTAQ, translated from the coding sequence ATGCTCAAAGGCAAAACCGCTCTTGTCACGGGGTCCACCAGCGGCATCGGGCTCGCCATCGCCCAGTCCCTCGCCCAGCAGGGCGCCGACATCGTGCTCAACGGCTTCGGCGACGCCGAGGCGCCCAAGGCACAGATCGCCGCGCTCGGCGTGCGCGCCGAGTACCACGGCGCCGACATGAGCAAGCCCGATCAGATCGAGGACATGATGAAGTTCGCGGCCGCCGAGTTCGGCCGCGTCGACATCCTGGTCAACAACGCCGGCATCCAGCACGTGGCCAAGGTCGAGGACTTCCCGCCCGAACGTTGGGACGCGATCATCGCGATCAACCTCACGAGCGCCTTCCACACCACGCGGCTGGCGATTCCCGCGATGCGCGAAGCCAACTGGGGCCGCGTCATCAACATCGCGTCGGCCCACGGCCTGGTGGCATCGGCCCAGAAATCGGCCTATGTGGCGGCCAAGCACGGCATCGTCGGCTTCACGAAGTCGGTGGCGCTCGAGACCGCGACCACCGGCATCACGAGCAACGCGATCTGCCCGGGCTGGGTGCTGACGCAGCTGGTGCAAAAGCAGATCGACGACCGCGCGGCGCGCGAAGGCATCAGCGCCACGCAGGCGCAGAACGACCTGCTGGGCGAGAAGCAGCCCTCGCTGCAGTTCACCACGGTGGAACAGCTCGGCGGGCTCGCCGTGTTCCTGTGCTCGCCCGCGGCCGACCAGGTGCGCGGCGTGGCCTGGCAGATGGACGGCGGCTGGACCGCGCAATAA
- a CDS encoding SIMPL domain-containing protein (The SIMPL domain is named for its presence in mouse protein SIMPL (signalling molecule that associates with mouse pelle-like kinase). Bacterial member BP26, from Brucella, was shown to assemble into a channel-like structure, while YggE from E. coli has been associated with resistance to oxidative stress.), whose translation MAGAAMAQNAVMAPPQNVLQLSANGTVEVQQDLLSMTLVTTRDGTDAGSVQTQLKAALDAALTEARKNAQAGQLDVRTGNFSLSPRYTREGKINGWQGTAELVLEGRDFPRIAQTAGRITTLTVGNVGFGLSREQRAKTEAEAQTLAIDAFKQKATELSKNFGFAGYTLREVSVNANDGGPIRPRMMAAAAKSFSADAQVPIEAGKTSVVVNVSGSVQLK comes from the coding sequence ATGGCCGGCGCGGCCATGGCGCAGAACGCCGTCATGGCGCCGCCGCAGAACGTGCTGCAGCTCAGCGCGAACGGAACCGTCGAGGTGCAGCAGGACCTGCTGAGCATGACGCTCGTGACCACGCGCGACGGCACCGATGCCGGCAGCGTGCAGACGCAGCTGAAGGCCGCGCTCGACGCGGCGCTGACCGAGGCGCGCAAGAACGCGCAGGCCGGCCAGCTCGACGTGCGCACCGGCAACTTCAGCCTGTCGCCGCGCTACACGCGCGAGGGCAAGATCAACGGCTGGCAGGGCACGGCCGAGCTCGTGCTCGAGGGCCGCGACTTCCCGCGCATCGCCCAGACGGCCGGCCGCATCACGACCTTGACCGTCGGCAACGTGGGCTTCGGCCTGAGCCGCGAGCAGCGCGCCAAGACCGAGGCCGAGGCGCAGACGCTCGCGATCGACGCCTTCAAGCAGAAGGCGACCGAGCTGTCGAAGAACTTCGGCTTCGCGGGCTACACGCTGCGCGAGGTGTCGGTGAATGCGAACGACGGCGGACCGATCCGCCCGCGCATGATGGCGGCTGCGGCCAAGTCCTTCTCGGCCGACGCGCAGGTGCCGATCGAGGCGGGCAAGACCAGCGTGGTGGTCAACGTCTCGGGATCGGTGCAGCTCAAGTAA
- the ompR gene encoding two-component system response regulator OmpR, whose protein sequence is MTQVPARTDKIVIVDDDARIRDLLRRYLTQEGFEVIVAEDGKALNRILLRDTVDLIVLDLMMPGEDGLSICRRLRAANDRTPIIMLTAKGEDVDRIVGLEVGADDYLGKPFNPRELLARVHAVLRRRPPLEAPGAPSTENETVTFGPFTFDLGSRTLKKDGEELSLTTGEFAMLKALVRHPRQPLSREKLAQLARGREFEPFDRSLDVQISRLRKLVESDAAAPRYIQTVWGVGYVFVPDGTA, encoded by the coding sequence ATGACTCAAGTTCCCGCTCGCACCGACAAGATCGTGATCGTCGACGATGACGCCCGCATCCGCGACCTGCTTCGCCGCTACCTGACCCAGGAAGGTTTCGAAGTGATCGTGGCCGAGGACGGCAAGGCGCTCAACCGCATCCTGTTGCGCGACACGGTCGACCTGATCGTGCTCGACCTGATGATGCCCGGCGAAGACGGGCTGTCGATCTGCCGCCGCCTGCGTGCCGCCAACGACCGCACGCCGATCATCATGCTCACCGCCAAGGGCGAGGACGTCGACCGAATCGTCGGTCTCGAGGTCGGCGCCGACGACTACCTCGGCAAGCCCTTCAACCCGCGCGAACTGCTGGCCCGCGTGCACGCCGTGCTGCGCCGCCGTCCGCCGCTCGAGGCGCCCGGCGCGCCCTCGACCGAGAACGAGACCGTCACCTTCGGTCCCTTCACCTTCGACCTCGGCTCGCGCACGCTCAAGAAGGACGGCGAGGAACTCTCGCTGACCACCGGCGAGTTCGCGATGCTCAAGGCGCTGGTGCGCCACCCGCGCCAGCCGCTGTCGCGCGAGAAGCTGGCCCAGCTCGCGCGCGGTCGCGAGTTCGAGCCCTTCGACCGCAGCCTCGACGTGCAGATCTCGCGCCTGCGCAAGCTGGTCGAGTCCGACGCCGCGGCACCGCGCTACATCCAGACGGTGTGGGGCGTGGGCTACGTCTTCGTGCCGGACGGCACGGCCTGA
- a CDS encoding HAMP domain-containing protein, whose translation MPSPLEGSAQRDRRPGLKLGFSLFWRTFFLLALLLIGCTVAWLQTFRSLEYEPRAIQTAHQIASLVNLTRAALVYSDAITRVSLIKTLADQEGVRILPREPNDRVQPYTSGALDQRVTEELIDQLGAGTTVASRVNDEAGLWIGFTIESDTYWLLLDPTRFSRVGGRTWLVWLSTAMALSLAGAALITRLINLPLKQLSRATMQVREGEYEAHRLDERARTNEIRAVNIGFNRMADQLAKIEQDRAIMLAGISHDLRTPLARLRLETEMSVADEDARDHMAADIAQLDAIIDKFLDYARPDHVDPKPVLLRDVVDSCTYAVQDYEEMSITVDVPPDLRVMGDEVELTRVISNLVENARRYGKTPATGIADVVIQAQASNDAVLIKVRDRGAGVEPAQLAQLTKPFFRGDAARTSAAGAGLGLSIVAKNIERMGGTFALTSTPGRGLAAHIRMPRAMPAPPRPVQPPVRKI comes from the coding sequence ATGCCGAGCCCGCTCGAGGGCTCGGCGCAGCGTGACCGGCGTCCCGGGCTCAAGCTCGGCTTCAGTCTCTTCTGGCGCACCTTCTTCCTGCTCGCCCTCCTGCTGATCGGCTGCACCGTCGCCTGGCTGCAGACCTTCCGTTCGCTCGAATACGAACCGCGCGCGATCCAGACCGCGCACCAGATCGCCTCGCTCGTGAACCTCACGCGCGCGGCGCTGGTGTACTCGGACGCGATCACGCGCGTGTCGCTGATCAAGACGCTGGCCGACCAGGAAGGCGTGCGCATCCTGCCGCGCGAGCCCAACGACCGCGTGCAGCCCTACACCAGCGGCGCGCTCGACCAGCGCGTGACCGAGGAGCTGATCGACCAGCTCGGTGCCGGCACCACCGTGGCCAGCCGCGTCAACGACGAGGCCGGCCTGTGGATCGGCTTCACGATCGAGAGCGACACCTACTGGCTGCTGCTCGACCCCACGCGCTTCAGCCGCGTGGGCGGGCGCACCTGGCTGGTCTGGCTCAGCACCGCCATGGCGCTGTCGCTCGCGGGCGCGGCGCTGATCACGCGGCTCATCAACCTGCCGCTCAAGCAGCTCTCGCGCGCCACCATGCAGGTGCGCGAGGGCGAGTACGAGGCGCACCGGCTCGACGAACGCGCGCGCACCAACGAGATCCGCGCGGTCAACATCGGCTTCAACCGCATGGCCGACCAGCTCGCCAAGATCGAGCAGGACCGCGCGATCATGCTGGCCGGCATCTCGCACGACCTGCGCACGCCGCTCGCGCGGCTGCGCCTCGAAACCGAGATGAGCGTGGCCGACGAGGATGCGCGCGACCACATGGCGGCCGACATCGCGCAGCTTGACGCGATCATCGACAAGTTCCTCGACTACGCGCGGCCCGACCATGTCGATCCCAAGCCGGTGCTGCTGCGCGACGTGGTCGACTCCTGCACCTACGCCGTGCAGGACTACGAGGAGATGAGCATCACGGTCGACGTGCCGCCCGACCTGCGCGTGATGGGCGACGAGGTCGAGCTCACGCGCGTGATCTCCAACCTGGTCGAGAACGCGCGCCGCTACGGCAAGACGCCCGCCACCGGCATCGCCGACGTGGTGATCCAGGCGCAGGCGAGCAACGACGCGGTGCTGATCAAGGTGCGCGACCGCGGCGCCGGCGTGGAGCCGGCCCAGCTCGCGCAGCTCACCAAGCCCTTCTTCCGCGGCGACGCGGCGCGCACCTCGGCCGCGGGCGCGGGCCTGGGCCTGTCGATCGTGGCGAAGAACATCGAGCGCATGGGCGGCACCTTCGCGCTCACCAGCACGCCGGGACGCGGCCTGGCGGCGCACATCCGCATGCCGCGCGCGATGCCGGCGCCGCCGCGGCCGGTGCAGCCGCCGGTCCGCAAGATCTGA
- a CDS encoding 2-C-methyl-D-erythritol 2,4-cyclodiphosphate synthase, giving the protein MSAAFNIRVGEGWDVHQLVAGRKLILGGVEVPHVTGLLGHSDADVLLHAITDALLGGAGLGDIGRHFPDTDAQFRGADSAVLLAEAARRVRAEGWQIGNVDSTVIAQAPKLAPHIPAMRERIAQTLGIAGEQVNVKAKTAEKLGPVGEGRAMEARAVVLLHR; this is encoded by the coding sequence ATGAGCGCGGCCTTCAACATCCGCGTCGGCGAGGGCTGGGACGTCCATCAGCTGGTGGCGGGCCGCAAGCTGATCCTCGGCGGCGTCGAGGTGCCGCATGTCACGGGCCTGCTCGGCCATTCCGATGCCGACGTGCTGCTGCATGCGATCACCGACGCGCTGCTCGGCGGCGCGGGGCTGGGCGACATCGGCCGGCATTTCCCGGACACCGACGCGCAGTTCCGCGGCGCCGATTCGGCGGTGCTGCTGGCCGAAGCCGCGCGGCGCGTGCGCGCCGAGGGCTGGCAGATCGGCAACGTCGACAGCACCGTGATCGCGCAGGCGCCGAAGCTGGCGCCGCACATCCCGGCCATGCGTGAGCGCATCGCGCAGACGCTGGGCATCGCGGGCGAGCAGGTCAACGTGAAGGCCAAGACGGCCGAGAAGCTGGGCCCGGTGGGCGAGGGCCGCGCGATGGAAGCGCGCGCCGTGGTGCTGCTGCACCGCTGA
- a CDS encoding 2-C-methyl-D-erythritol 4-phosphate cytidylyltransferase yields MSSSRLFVLIPCAGSGHRAGHAQSPQPKQYRRLAGAPMVAHTLEAFRALVGRFAGIALVVAPEDRDVDAALPLFPQQDEHLLRVGGVTRAASVRNGLLALRQKGAGAHDWVLVHDAARCLVTPSQIEALIAACEHDAVGGLLAHRLADTLKVSTADSRVAQTLPRADKWLAQTPQMFRIGILLDALERAGDAVTDEAGAIEAVGLAPLLVPGSAQNFKVTYPEDFALAEALLLARKKVMA; encoded by the coding sequence ATGTCTTCCTCCCGCCTCTTCGTGCTGATCCCGTGCGCCGGTTCCGGCCACCGTGCCGGCCATGCGCAGTCCCCGCAGCCGAAGCAGTACCGGCGGCTGGCCGGGGCGCCGATGGTGGCGCACACGCTCGAGGCCTTCCGCGCGCTGGTCGGGCGCTTCGCCGGCATCGCGCTGGTGGTGGCGCCCGAGGACCGCGACGTGGACGCCGCGCTGCCCCTCTTTCCGCAGCAGGACGAGCACCTGCTGCGCGTGGGCGGCGTGACGCGCGCGGCCTCGGTGCGCAACGGCCTGCTGGCGCTGCGGCAGAAGGGCGCCGGCGCGCACGACTGGGTGCTGGTGCACGATGCGGCGCGCTGCCTCGTGACGCCGAGCCAGATCGAGGCGCTGATCGCGGCCTGCGAGCACGATGCCGTCGGCGGCCTGCTGGCGCACCGGCTGGCCGACACGCTCAAGGTGTCGACGGCCGACAGCCGCGTGGCGCAGACCCTGCCGCGCGCCGACAAGTGGCTCGCGCAGACGCCGCAGATGTTCCGCATCGGCATCCTGCTCGACGCGCTCGAGCGCGCCGGCGACGCGGTGACCGACGAGGCCGGCGCGATCGAGGCGGTCGGGCTGGCGCCGCTGCTGGTGCCGGGCAGTGCGCAGAACTTCAAGGTCACCTATCCCGAGGACTTCGCGCTGGCCGAGGCGCTGCTGCTGGCGCGCAAGAAGGTGATGGCATGA